In the genome of Verrucomicrobiia bacterium, one region contains:
- a CDS encoding 50S ribosomal protein L25 — MKSVALNASVRSEIRRSANKKLRASGRIPAVIYGRNSQPQNLDVDARELGNLILHGISENVLVDLSVKDDPKPKRLALVQEVQHHPLNGRVLHVDFHEVAENEKVTISVPVETTGEAAGVKLSGGVLEHVLFKIKVRALPKDLPEQIVLDVSALEIDRSIHLGDIKPPAGVEILGHKEVVVVSCAKPRAEVEEAPVAEGAAPAAGAVEMIKEKKEEGAAAAAPKAGDKAAAPKAGEKSAAPAADKKK; from the coding sequence ATGAAATCTGTAGCACTTAATGCCTCGGTGCGCTCGGAAATCCGCCGCAGCGCCAACAAAAAACTTCGTGCCTCCGGCCGCATCCCTGCGGTCATTTACGGGCGCAACTCCCAGCCGCAAAATCTTGATGTCGATGCCCGGGAACTGGGCAACCTGATCCTGCACGGCATTTCCGAGAACGTGCTTGTGGATTTGAGCGTCAAGGACGACCCCAAGCCCAAGCGACTGGCCCTCGTGCAGGAAGTCCAGCATCATCCGCTCAACGGCCGGGTGTTGCACGTTGATTTTCACGAAGTCGCCGAAAACGAAAAAGTCACCATCTCCGTGCCGGTGGAAACCACGGGCGAAGCCGCGGGGGTAAAACTCTCCGGCGGCGTTCTCGAACACGTCCTGTTCAAAATCAAGGTGCGCGCCCTGCCCAAGGATTTGCCCGAGCAAATCGTTCTCGATGTGAGCGCGCTTGAGATTGACCGCTCCATTCATCTTGGCGACATCAAGCCGCCCGCCGGGGTGGAAATCCTCGGCCACAAGGAAGTGGTCGTGGTGTCCTGTGCGAAACCGCGCGCCGAGGTTGAGGAAGCTCCGGTCGCTGAAGGAGCCGCCCCGGCTGCAGGCGCCGTGGAGATGATCAAAGAGAAGAAGGAAGAAGGCGCGGCTGCTGCTGCGCCCAAGGCGGGCGACAAGGCTGCCGCCCCGAAGGCGGGCGAGAAATCCGCCGCGCCGGCTGCCGACAAAAAGAAGTAA
- a CDS encoding glutamate synthase subunit beta produces the protein MGKPTGFLEYLRELPLDRNAIKRIADWNEFHEHMDDAKLREQAARCMDCGIPFCHNGTLVSGMASGCPVNNLIPEWNDLVYRGLWKEALERLHKTNNFPDFTGRVCPAPCEGSCVLGINAPPVTIKNIECSIIDYGWEHGWVVPEPPQKRTGKKVAVIGSGPAGLTAAAQLNRAGHLVTVFERADRAGGLLMYGIPNMKLDKEKVVARRLQQMEAEGVVFKCNCEVGRDLTAQQLLAEFDAIVICTGATKPRDLPIEGRSAKGIHFAMDFLTANTKALLDGHKNGSFISAEGKDVVVIGGGDTGTDCVGTSLRHGCKSLVQVEILPKPPLERAKDNPWPEWPKVYKLDYGQEEAAAKFGADPRVYLTTAKKFETDEQGHVKAVHLVQIQWEKNEKGQFIPKDVPGTERVIPAQLVLLAMGFLGPEQPLLDSLGVERDPRSNVKAEHGRYATSIPKVFAAGDCRRGQSLVVWAFNEGRGAAREVDRFLMGVTELP, from the coding sequence ATGGGCAAACCGACTGGATTCCTCGAATACCTCCGCGAACTGCCGCTGGATCGTAATGCCATCAAGCGCATCGCCGACTGGAACGAATTCCACGAGCACATGGATGACGCGAAACTGCGCGAGCAGGCGGCGCGTTGCATGGATTGCGGCATTCCCTTCTGCCACAACGGCACGCTGGTCAGCGGCATGGCCAGCGGCTGCCCCGTCAACAACCTCATCCCCGAGTGGAACGACCTCGTCTATCGCGGACTTTGGAAGGAGGCGCTGGAGCGGCTGCACAAGACGAACAACTTTCCGGACTTCACCGGCCGCGTTTGTCCGGCGCCGTGCGAAGGCTCCTGCGTGCTGGGCATCAATGCCCCGCCCGTGACCATCAAGAACATCGAGTGCTCCATCATCGATTACGGCTGGGAGCATGGCTGGGTTGTGCCCGAGCCGCCGCAAAAGCGCACCGGCAAGAAAGTGGCCGTCATTGGCTCCGGTCCCGCGGGCCTGACCGCGGCGGCCCAGCTCAATCGTGCCGGGCACTTGGTGACCGTCTTTGAACGCGCCGACCGCGCCGGCGGCCTGCTCATGTATGGCATCCCCAACATGAAGCTCGACAAGGAAAAGGTGGTGGCGCGCCGGCTCCAGCAAATGGAGGCCGAGGGCGTCGTGTTCAAGTGCAACTGTGAGGTGGGCCGCGACCTCACGGCGCAGCAGTTGCTGGCCGAATTTGACGCCATCGTGATCTGCACGGGCGCCACCAAGCCGCGCGATTTGCCGATTGAAGGCCGTTCCGCGAAGGGCATTCACTTTGCCATGGACTTTCTCACCGCGAACACCAAGGCGTTGCTCGACGGGCACAAGAACGGCAGCTTCATCTCCGCGGAGGGCAAGGATGTCGTTGTCATCGGCGGCGGTGACACCGGCACCGACTGCGTGGGAACTTCACTGCGCCACGGCTGCAAAAGCCTGGTGCAGGTGGAAATTCTGCCGAAACCGCCGCTGGAGCGGGCCAAGGACAATCCGTGGCCCGAGTGGCCCAAGGTTTACAAGCTTGATTACGGCCAGGAGGAGGCAGCCGCGAAGTTTGGCGCCGACCCGCGTGTTTATCTGACCACGGCGAAAAAGTTCGAAACGGATGAGCAGGGGCACGTCAAGGCCGTCCATCTGGTGCAAATTCAGTGGGAGAAAAACGAGAAGGGACAGTTCATTCCCAAGGATGTCCCGGGGACCGAACGCGTCATTCCCGCCCAGCTCGTGCTCCTCGCGATGGGCTTCCTCGGACCTGAACAGCCGTTGCTCGACAGCCTCGGTGTCGAGCGCGATCCACGCAGCAACGTGAAGGCGGAGCACGGCAGGTATGCCACCAGCATTCCCAAGGTTTTCGCCGCGGGCGATTGCCGGCGCGGCCAGAGCCTGGTCGTGTGGGCGTTCAACGAAGGACGGGGCGCCGCACGGGAGGTGGACCGTTTCCTCATGGGCGTCACGGAACTGCCCTGA
- the gltB gene encoding glutamate synthase large subunit encodes MNMDNMKEAQAGGPQLDLPPKQGLYDPRFEKDACGVGFVANIKGKKSHDLVQQGLQILRNLDHRGACGSEVNTGDGAGILIQMPHEFFEGVCGDAGIKLPPLGQYGVGMLFLPPDPKQRRKLELIFEKIVNSEGLEFLGWRTVPTNNTSLGNTAKSAEPAIRQAFIGRGEGMEDPLAFERRLYVARKRTFNEIRCSTLDGAQYWYVCSLSSQTLVYKGMLLTEQVGQYFPDLNDPRMKTALALVHSRFSTNTFPSWSRAHPYRFIANNGEINTLRGNINWMHAREALFETDLFGDDIKKILPIVDANGSDSAMFDNVLELLVLAGRSLPHAMMMMIPEPWANHESMSDAKKAFYEYHSCLMEPWDGPACIAFTDGVRIGASLDRNGLRPSRYYVTKDDYVIMASEVGVLDVPPENIAQKGRLQPGRMFYIDTELGRIVSDEEIKNAIAHEQPYREWLNQHLIQLTTLPDPGQLPEPDHETVMQRQQAFGYTFEDLRLLMVPMARDGVEAVGSMGTDTPLAVLSNKSQPLYNYFKQLFAQVTNPPIDCIREEIVTNTVTTIGSEKNLLNPVPESCHLIELKSPILTNEEFAKLKHLDQPGYKSITFPILYKVDKGAKGLEKAMSDLCKSASKAIKDGINIIVLSDRGMDAKNAPIPALLAVSGLHHHLIREGSRTRVGLVLESGEPREVHHFSLLIGYGCGAINPYLAFETLDDMIRQGLLPDIDHKTACKNYVKAAVKGVVKVASKMGISTIQSYRGAQIFEAVGINEAVIDKYFTWTASRIEGIGMEEVAKEVELRHRHAFPDRSVNGHTLDVGGQYQWRRDGEYHLFNPETVHKLQKAVRNTDYRTFKEYSQSVNEQGKNWCTLRGLLEFKPGKSIPIEEVEPIESIMKRFKSGAMSYGSISKEAHEALAIAMNRIGGRSNTGEGGEDPERYTWTNEQGDSKNSAIKQVASGRFGVTSHYLVNAKELQIKMAQGAKPGEGGQLPGRKVYPWVAKVRHSTPGVGLISPPPHHDIYSIEDLAELIHDLKNANIHARVSVKLVAEVGVGTIAAGVAKAHADVVLISGFDGGTGASPQTSIKHAGLPWELGLAETHQTLVLNNLRSRIAVETDGQLKTGRDVVIAALLGAEEFGFATAPLVTLGCIMMRVCHLNTCPVGVATQDPELRKRFTGDPAHTVNFMKFIAQEVREIMAELGFRTIDEMVGRTDRLEPRKAVEHWKARGLDFSKILYQPEVGAEVGRYRQMPQDHGIDKSLDITQLFEICKPAIERKERVRATLAVRNVNRVVGTITGSEVTRRHGPAGLPEDTIQITFKGSAGQSFGAFMPKGMTFILEGDANDYFGKGLSGGKLILYPPAGSTFVPEENMIVGNVALYGATGGEVFIRGMAGERFGVRNSGVRAVVEAVGDHGCEYMTGGVVAVLGPTGRNFAAGMSGGVAYVLDEQGDFPVKCNQQMVGLEKLDDEDIATLKAMVENHAINTKSARAANLLAGWDKFLPQFVKVMPKDYKRVLAAIKKAKAEGLTGDDALSRAFEENSMDKARVGGS; translated from the coding sequence ATGAACATGGACAACATGAAGGAAGCCCAGGCCGGCGGTCCGCAATTGGACCTGCCGCCAAAGCAGGGACTGTATGATCCGCGGTTCGAGAAGGACGCGTGCGGGGTGGGGTTTGTTGCCAACATCAAAGGCAAAAAGTCACATGACCTCGTCCAGCAGGGGTTGCAAATTCTCCGCAATCTCGATCACCGGGGCGCCTGTGGCAGCGAGGTCAACACCGGCGACGGTGCGGGCATCCTGATCCAGATGCCGCATGAATTTTTTGAAGGCGTCTGCGGCGACGCCGGCATCAAGTTGCCGCCGTTGGGCCAATACGGCGTGGGCATGTTGTTCCTGCCGCCCGATCCCAAGCAGCGGCGGAAGCTGGAGCTGATTTTTGAGAAAATCGTCAACTCCGAGGGGCTGGAGTTCCTCGGCTGGCGCACAGTGCCCACGAACAACACTTCGCTGGGCAACACCGCCAAGTCGGCCGAGCCGGCCATCCGCCAGGCCTTCATCGGCCGGGGCGAGGGGATGGAGGATCCGCTGGCCTTCGAACGCCGGTTGTATGTCGCGCGCAAGCGCACTTTCAACGAAATCCGGTGCTCCACGCTCGATGGTGCTCAGTATTGGTATGTGTGCAGCCTGTCGAGCCAGACGCTCGTTTACAAGGGCATGCTCCTCACCGAGCAGGTCGGCCAGTATTTCCCCGATTTGAACGATCCGCGCATGAAGACCGCGCTGGCGCTCGTGCATTCACGCTTCAGCACGAACACGTTTCCCAGCTGGAGCCGCGCGCACCCGTATCGCTTCATCGCGAACAACGGCGAAATCAACACGCTCCGCGGCAACATCAACTGGATGCACGCCCGGGAGGCGCTGTTTGAAACGGACCTGTTCGGTGATGACATCAAGAAGATCCTGCCCATTGTGGACGCCAACGGCAGCGACTCGGCGATGTTCGACAATGTGCTCGAACTGCTCGTGCTGGCCGGCCGCTCGTTGCCGCACGCGATGATGATGATGATTCCCGAGCCGTGGGCGAATCACGAGTCCATGAGCGACGCGAAAAAGGCGTTCTACGAATATCATTCGTGCCTCATGGAGCCGTGGGATGGCCCGGCGTGCATCGCCTTCACCGACGGCGTGCGCATCGGCGCGTCGCTGGACCGGAACGGCCTGCGGCCGTCGCGTTATTACGTCACCAAGGACGATTACGTCATCATGGCCTCCGAAGTGGGCGTGCTGGACGTGCCGCCGGAGAACATTGCCCAGAAGGGACGCCTCCAGCCCGGTCGCATGTTCTACATCGACACGGAACTGGGCCGGATTGTTTCCGACGAGGAAATCAAGAACGCCATCGCGCATGAGCAGCCTTATCGCGAGTGGCTGAATCAGCACTTGATTCAGCTCACCACGTTGCCTGATCCCGGCCAGCTGCCCGAACCCGATCACGAAACCGTGATGCAGCGCCAGCAGGCCTTCGGTTACACGTTTGAAGACTTGCGCCTGCTGATGGTGCCGATGGCACGGGACGGCGTCGAAGCCGTGGGATCGATGGGCACCGACACGCCGCTGGCCGTGCTCAGCAACAAGTCGCAACCGCTCTACAATTACTTCAAGCAATTGTTTGCGCAGGTGACCAACCCGCCAATTGACTGCATTCGTGAGGAGATTGTCACCAACACGGTGACGACCATCGGTTCGGAGAAGAACCTGTTGAACCCCGTGCCGGAAAGCTGCCACCTGATCGAGCTCAAGTCGCCCATCCTCACGAATGAGGAGTTCGCCAAGCTCAAGCATCTCGACCAGCCGGGCTACAAGTCCATCACCTTCCCGATCCTCTACAAGGTGGACAAGGGGGCGAAGGGCCTGGAAAAGGCCATGAGCGACCTGTGCAAAAGCGCCAGCAAGGCCATCAAGGATGGCATCAACATCATTGTGCTTTCTGACCGCGGCATGGACGCGAAGAATGCGCCCATCCCGGCCCTGCTCGCGGTGAGCGGGCTGCATCATCACCTGATTCGCGAGGGCTCGCGGACGCGGGTGGGGCTCGTGCTGGAGTCGGGCGAGCCCCGCGAAGTGCATCACTTCTCGCTGCTCATCGGCTACGGCTGCGGCGCCATCAACCCGTATCTCGCGTTCGAAACGCTCGACGACATGATCCGCCAGGGTCTGTTGCCGGACATCGATCACAAGACGGCGTGCAAGAATTACGTGAAGGCCGCCGTGAAGGGCGTCGTGAAGGTCGCCTCCAAGATGGGCATTTCGACCATCCAATCCTATCGCGGTGCGCAAATCTTCGAGGCGGTCGGCATCAACGAGGCCGTCATCGACAAGTATTTCACGTGGACCGCCTCGCGGATTGAAGGCATCGGCATGGAGGAGGTTGCGAAGGAAGTGGAACTGCGCCATCGCCACGCGTTCCCCGACCGGTCGGTCAACGGGCACACCCTCGACGTCGGCGGACAGTATCAATGGCGGCGCGACGGCGAGTATCACCTGTTCAACCCCGAAACCGTTCACAAGCTCCAGAAGGCGGTGCGCAACACGGATTACCGGACCTTCAAGGAATACTCGCAGTCGGTCAACGAGCAGGGGAAGAACTGGTGCACCCTGCGCGGCTTGCTCGAGTTCAAGCCCGGCAAATCCATCCCGATTGAAGAAGTCGAGCCGATCGAAAGCATCATGAAGCGCTTCAAGTCCGGCGCCATGAGCTATGGTTCCATTTCCAAGGAAGCGCACGAGGCTCTGGCCATTGCCATGAACCGGATTGGCGGGCGCTCAAACACGGGCGAGGGCGGCGAGGATCCGGAGCGTTACACCTGGACGAACGAGCAGGGCGATTCGAAGAACTCGGCCATCAAGCAGGTGGCGTCCGGCCGCTTCGGTGTCACCAGTCATTATCTGGTCAACGCCAAGGAACTCCAAATCAAGATGGCGCAAGGCGCCAAGCCCGGCGAGGGCGGTCAGTTGCCGGGACGCAAGGTGTATCCGTGGGTGGCGAAAGTGCGGCACTCCACGCCGGGTGTCGGTTTGATTTCGCCGCCGCCGCACCACGACATCTATTCCATCGAGGATTTGGCGGAACTCATTCATGATTTGAAGAATGCCAACATCCACGCGCGCGTCAGCGTGAAGCTGGTGGCGGAAGTGGGCGTGGGCACCATCGCCGCGGGCGTGGCCAAGGCCCATGCCGATGTGGTGTTGATTTCCGGCTTCGATGGCGGCACGGGGGCCTCCCCGCAAACCTCCATCAAGCACGCCGGCCTGCCGTGGGAACTGGGCCTGGCTGAAACCCACCAGACGCTGGTGTTAAACAACCTGCGTTCGCGCATTGCGGTCGAAACCGACGGTCAATTAAAGACCGGACGCGACGTGGTGATTGCCGCGCTGCTCGGCGCCGAGGAGTTTGGCTTTGCCACCGCACCGTTGGTGACGCTGGGTTGCATCATGATGCGGGTCTGCCATTTGAACACCTGTCCGGTGGGCGTGGCCACGCAGGATCCCGAACTGCGCAAGCGGTTCACCGGCGATCCTGCGCACACGGTGAACTTCATGAAGTTCATCGCCCAGGAAGTGCGGGAAATCATGGCGGAACTCGGCTTCCGCACCATCGACGAGATGGTGGGCCGGACCGACCGTCTGGAGCCGCGCAAGGCCGTGGAGCATTGGAAGGCGAGGGGACTCGACTTCAGCAAGATTCTTTACCAGCCGGAAGTGGGCGCGGAAGTCGGCCGCTACCGCCAGATGCCGCAAGACCACGGCATCGACAAGTCGCTCGACATCACCCAACTGTTCGAGATCTGCAAACCGGCCATCGAGCGGAAGGAACGAGTTCGCGCGACGCTGGCCGTCCGCAACGTCAATCGCGTGGTCGGCACGATTACCGGCAGCGAAGTCACCCGCCGCCACGGACCGGCAGGGCTGCCCGAGGATACGATCCAAATCACATTCAAGGGCAGCGCGGGCCAGAGTTTTGGGGCGTTCATGCCCAAGGGCATGACCTTCATTCTCGAAGGCGACGCCAACGATTATTTCGGCAAGGGGTTGAGCGGCGGAAAGCTCATTCTCTACCCGCCGGCGGGCAGCACGTTTGTGCCCGAGGAAAACATGATCGTCGGCAACGTGGCGCTTTACGGCGCAACCGGCGGCGAAGTGTTCATCCGCGGCATGGCCGGGGAACGCTTCGGCGTCCGCAACTCCGGGGTGCGCGCTGTGGTCGAGGCCGTGGGTGACCACGGTTGCGAATACATGACCGGTGGCGTGGTGGCCGTGCTCGGCCCCACCGGGCGCAACTTCGCCGCAGGCATGTCCGGCGGCGTCGCCTACGTGCTGGATGAGCAGGGGGATTTCCCGGTCAAGTGCAACCAGCAGATGGTCGGCTTGGAAAAGCTCGACGATGAAGACATTGCCACATTGAAGGCGATGGTTGAAAATCACGCCATCAACACCAAGAGCGCCCGCGCGGCCAACCTTCTTGCCGGGTGGGATAAATTCCTGCCGCAATTCGTCAAGGTCATGCCCAAGGACTACAAGCGTGTGCTGGCGGCCATCAAGAAGGCCAAGGCCGAGGGGTTGACGGGTGACGACGCCCTGTCGCGCGCCTTCGAGGAAAACTCAATGGACAAAGCACGCGTGGGCGGCAGCTAG
- the mnmA gene encoding tRNA 2-thiouridine(34) synthase MnmA, with protein MSAATKQRVVLGMSGGVDSSAAAALLLEQGWDVIGITLKLWPQDCVSRAEDKCCGPQAVTDARSVAHKLGIPFYLVDEAEDFQKAVINYFAEEYKAGRTPNPCVMCNERLKFGNLINRAQQLGADFIATGHYARVERREDGCVLLRRGRDVRKDQSYFLFSLRQEQLRRVVFPLGELTKTDTRDTARHCGLKTADKEESMEICFVPDKDYGRFLQQARLVEPHRGEIVDLHGHVLGHHDGIEFYTIGQRKGLGLSSPRPLYVVELDAARNRVIVGDESALERAEFRIERCNWIPFAEPPARFEALAKIRYNHPGTPATVTPHSDGTARVELHTPQRAITPGQACVFYQDDLVVGGGWIGR; from the coding sequence GTGAGCGCAGCGACAAAACAACGCGTGGTTTTGGGCATGAGTGGTGGCGTGGATTCGTCCGCGGCCGCCGCCCTGCTGTTGGAGCAGGGCTGGGACGTGATTGGCATCACCCTCAAACTGTGGCCGCAGGATTGCGTGTCGCGGGCCGAGGACAAGTGCTGTGGCCCGCAAGCCGTGACGGACGCGCGTTCCGTGGCGCACAAGCTGGGCATTCCATTCTATCTCGTGGACGAGGCCGAGGACTTTCAGAAGGCGGTCATCAACTATTTTGCGGAAGAATACAAGGCTGGCCGCACGCCCAATCCCTGTGTGATGTGCAACGAACGGCTGAAGTTTGGCAATCTCATCAATCGCGCGCAGCAGCTCGGGGCGGATTTTATTGCGACCGGGCATTACGCCCGGGTCGAGCGCCGTGAGGACGGCTGCGTGCTGTTGCGGCGCGGTCGTGACGTGCGCAAGGACCAGAGCTATTTTCTGTTTTCGCTGCGGCAGGAACAGTTGCGCCGCGTGGTGTTTCCGCTGGGGGAATTGACCAAAACCGACACGCGCGACACGGCGCGTCATTGCGGACTCAAGACGGCCGACAAGGAGGAGAGCATGGAAATTTGCTTCGTGCCGGACAAGGATTACGGCCGCTTTCTGCAGCAGGCCAGGTTGGTTGAGCCACATCGCGGTGAAATCGTGGATCTGCACGGGCACGTGCTCGGCCATCATGACGGCATCGAGTTTTACACCATCGGTCAACGCAAGGGGCTGGGGCTTTCCTCGCCGCGGCCCTTGTATGTCGTCGAGCTGGATGCGGCCCGCAACCGCGTGATTGTGGGGGATGAATCTGCGCTGGAACGGGCGGAGTTCCGGATTGAGCGGTGCAACTGGATTCCGTTTGCCGAGCCGCCCGCCCGTTTTGAAGCGCTGGCCAAAATTCGTTACAACCACCCCGGCACGCCGGCCACGGTGACACCGCATTCGGATGGAACCGCCCGCGTCGAGCTGCACACGCCCCAGCGGGCCATCACGCCCGGTCAAGCCTGCGTGTTCTATCAGGATGATCTGGTCGTGGGGGGCGGCTGGATCGGCCGGTGA
- a CDS encoding ribose-phosphate pyrophosphokinase gives MKIFSGTANEPLARAICKNVGVALGKCTIKPFPDGETFVKIEDNVRGEDVFLVQPTSPPTNHNLMECFIMIDALRRASAKRITAVLPFYGYARQDRKDQPRVPITAKLVANLLVAAGANRVLTMDLHAQQIQGFFDIPVDHLYASPVIYRYLKRKKIPDLVIVSPDVGGLKMAHAYSQFLGAGLAIVAKSRKSATEVEAIALIGEVAGKNCLLVDDLTETCGTLVSAADFLKKQGARKILACVSHAVLSPIGIERLRKSVIDELITTDTVFRPPIDGVRLTTLSVAGLLGEAIKRIHSNQSVNSLFAFKDGRPA, from the coding sequence GTGAAAATTTTCAGCGGCACAGCCAATGAGCCCCTGGCCCGGGCCATCTGCAAGAATGTCGGCGTGGCCCTCGGCAAATGCACCATCAAACCGTTTCCCGACGGCGAGACGTTTGTAAAAATCGAGGATAATGTCCGGGGCGAGGATGTCTTCCTGGTCCAGCCGACGTCACCGCCCACGAACCACAACCTCATGGAGTGCTTCATCATGATTGACGCACTCCGGCGGGCCAGCGCCAAACGCATCACCGCCGTGCTGCCGTTTTATGGTTATGCCCGGCAGGACCGCAAGGACCAGCCGCGCGTGCCCATCACCGCCAAGCTGGTGGCCAACCTGCTGGTTGCCGCCGGGGCCAATCGCGTGCTGACCATGGATTTGCACGCCCAGCAGATTCAGGGCTTTTTCGACATTCCGGTGGATCACCTTTATGCGTCACCGGTCATCTATCGTTATTTGAAGCGCAAAAAAATTCCCGATCTTGTCATCGTCAGTCCGGACGTTGGTGGGTTGAAGATGGCGCACGCCTATTCGCAGTTTCTCGGTGCCGGGCTGGCCATTGTGGCGAAGTCGCGCAAGAGCGCCACGGAGGTGGAAGCCATTGCGCTCATCGGGGAGGTGGCGGGCAAGAACTGCCTGCTGGTGGACGATCTGACGGAGACCTGCGGCACCCTGGTGAGCGCCGCGGACTTCCTCAAAAAGCAGGGAGCGAGGAAGATTTTGGCCTGCGTTTCGCACGCGGTTTTGAGCCCCATCGGCATCGAACGACTGCGCAAATCAGTCATTGACGAACTTATCACGACTGATACTGTCTTCCGCCCGCCAATTGACGGGGTCAGACTGACCACCTTGTCGGTGGCGGGTTTGTTGGGTGAAGCCATCAAACGAATTCACAGCAATCAATCCGTGAATTCCTTGTTCGCTTTCAAAGATGGACGTCCCGCCTGA
- a CDS encoding ACT domain-containing protein, with translation MHISKQLAIFLDNRPGTLARLADAMAEAEINIYAISTSDTIDHSVVRLVVSDYRKALHVFEERGALVVEDDVLVIEGDNKPGSLARLAHKLAAAKVNIEYCYSATGPREKKGLMVLRVSDARKALKVLNS, from the coding sequence ATGCACATCAGCAAGCAACTGGCCATCTTTCTGGACAACCGCCCCGGCACGCTGGCGCGTCTGGCGGACGCGATGGCCGAGGCGGAAATCAACATTTACGCGATTTCAACCAGCGACACCATTGACCATTCTGTGGTGCGCCTCGTCGTGAGTGATTACCGGAAGGCGCTGCACGTCTTCGAGGAGCGCGGCGCCCTGGTGGTGGAGGACGACGTGCTGGTGATTGAAGGCGACAATAAACCCGGTTCACTGGCGCGCCTGGCCCACAAGCTGGCGGCCGCCAAGGTGAACATCGAATACTGTTACAGCGCCACCGGACCGCGGGAAAAGAAGGGGCTGATGGTGCTGCGGGTTTCGGATGCCAGGAAGGCGCTCAAAGTCCTGAACAGTTAA
- a CDS encoding alpha-amylase family glycosyl hydrolase, translating into MRFPLLYEINTRCWLRELSAAAGRTLTLAEVPEAEIQRWRESGFTHVWLMGVWRSGPQARAAALNDSKLRQAYAAALPDWREDDVGGSPYAVAAYQVAEELGGDAALAELRRRLAQQEILLVLDFVPNHLGLDHLWLKERPELFVQSPTPLPETFTVEHAGQIRWIAHGKDPNFPAWTDTAQLDYRNPATREAMIQQLLAIAARCDGVRCDMAMLLLNDLFAKHWSRFPFSQPVPDREFWTEALAAVWRVLPDFLFISESYWNLESCLQTLGFDYTYDKVLYDELVYHDPSAVTRHLLEESSPTFIEKSVHFLENHDEQRAAAVFVPAEHRAAALLVLGLSGLRMLHDGQLTGNRTRLPVQLLRRPAAPPDEATRQIYDQLLRGLRSSAVGRGEATLLRPRAAWPDNQTWRNFVVIQWQVHPGEFDLVVVNLVPHRCQCYVPLTIPNLGRDHWVMQDLLGPERYLRVGADLERQGLYLDVPAYAAQVFHFQPGC; encoded by the coding sequence ATGCGCTTTCCTCTCCTCTACGAAATCAACACACGCTGCTGGCTGCGTGAATTGTCGGCGGCCGCGGGACGCACGTTGACCCTGGCCGAAGTCCCCGAAGCGGAGATTCAACGCTGGCGGGAAAGCGGCTTCACCCACGTCTGGTTGATGGGGGTGTGGCGGAGCGGGCCCCAGGCGCGGGCGGCCGCATTGAACGATTCCAAACTGCGCCAGGCGTATGCGGCGGCGTTGCCCGACTGGCGTGAAGACGACGTGGGTGGTTCGCCTTACGCCGTGGCCGCGTATCAAGTGGCGGAAGAACTGGGCGGGGACGCGGCGCTGGCGGAGTTGCGCCGGCGGCTGGCGCAGCAGGAGATTTTGCTCGTGCTGGATTTTGTGCCCAACCACCTCGGCCTGGATCACCTCTGGCTGAAGGAGCGGCCGGAACTCTTCGTGCAAAGTCCAACGCCGTTGCCCGAGACTTTCACGGTGGAACACGCGGGGCAAATCCGCTGGATTGCGCATGGCAAGGATCCGAATTTCCCCGCCTGGACCGACACCGCGCAACTCGACTATCGGAATCCGGCCACGCGCGAGGCGATGATTCAGCAGTTGCTCGCCATTGCGGCGCGGTGCGACGGCGTGCGGTGTGACATGGCCATGTTGCTGTTGAACGACCTGTTCGCGAAGCATTGGTCGCGCTTTCCCTTCAGTCAGCCGGTGCCGGACCGGGAATTTTGGACCGAAGCCCTCGCCGCCGTGTGGCGCGTGTTGCCCGACTTCCTGTTCATCTCCGAGTCCTACTGGAATCTGGAATCCTGCCTGCAAACGCTCGGATTTGATTACACCTACGACAAGGTGCTCTACGACGAGCTGGTCTATCACGATCCCTCGGCCGTGACCCGCCATCTGCTGGAGGAAAGTTCGCCGACGTTCATCGAGAAAAGCGTCCACTTCCTGGAGAACCACGATGAGCAGCGGGCGGCGGCGGTCTTTGTGCCGGCCGAACATCGGGCGGCGGCGCTTCTCGTGCTCGGGCTGTCCGGGCTGCGAATGCTGCACGACGGCCAGCTGACCGGCAACCGCACCCGGCTCCCCGTGCAACTGCTCCGGCGCCCCGCCGCGCCACCCGACGAGGCAACCCGGCAAATCTACGATCAACTGTTGCGCGGACTGCGGAGTTCGGCGGTGGGACGGGGCGAGGCGACGTTGCTGCGCCCGCGGGCCGCCTGGCCGGACAATCAGACGTGGCGCAATTTCGTCGTTATTCAGTGGCAGGTGCATCCGGGCGAGTTTGACCTCGTGGTGGTCAACCTCGTGCCGCATCGCTGCCAATGCTACGTGCCCCTCACGATTCCCAATCTGGGCCGCGATCACTGGGTCATGCAGGATTTGCTCGGCCCGGAACGCTACCTGCGGGTGGGCGCCGACTTGGAACGGCAGGGGCTTTACCTCGATGTGCCGGCCTACGCCGCCCAGGTCTTTCACTTCCAGCCGGGCTGCTGA